From the Purpureocillium takamizusanense chromosome 6, complete sequence genome, one window contains:
- a CDS encoding uncharacterized protein (COG:G~COG:O~SECRETED:SignalP(1-29~SECRETED:cutsite=AAA-GQ~SECRETED:prob=0.4364)~TransMembrane:2 (o12-35i151-171o)~EggNog:ENOG503P752): MTLALRLTPRPVLLTAVLAMMSLFTVAAAGQLAIYNGSQKYTYHGCYNETTEIPGSDHTRALGSGINEVRGGVMTVPLCLSFCSTGDTEYRYAGLEWARECWCAQSIAGISAKLDDKQCNFPCEGDNTTACGASLKLSVYRLASSAPPRPAVAAFSASALLACCVGAALAVSL, from the exons ATGACACTCGCGCTGCGGCTCACGCCACGGCCGGTGCTGCTCACAGCCGTACTCGCCATGATGAGCCTCTTcaccgttgccgccgccggccagctcgccatcTACAACGGCTCCCAAAAGTACACGTACCACGGCTGCTACAACGAGACGACCGAGATCCCCGGATCGGACCACAcgcgcgccctcggcagcggcatcaaCGAGGTTAGGGGCGGCGTCATGACGGTGCCCCTATGTCTGTCCTTTTGCTCAACCGGCGACACCGAGTACCGCTACGCGGGGCTCGAGTGGGCGAG GGAATGCTGGTGCGCGCAGAGCATCGCCGGCATCTCAGCcaagctcgacgacaagCAGTGCAACTTCCCCTGCGAGGGCGACAACACCACCGCCTGCGGCGCGTCCCTCAAGCTGTCCGTGTACCGCCtggccagctcggcgccgccgaggcccgccgtcgccgccttctccgcctccgccctgctcgcctgcTGCGTCGGGGCTGCGTTGGCCGTTTCGTTATGA
- the CSH3 gene encoding Protein csh3 (COG:S~EggNog:ENOG503P2BZ~TransMembrane:4 (i21-42o76-97i104-126o163-181i)) encodes MAGYIDYSKTTKSKGYRGSGSFATFMIIGPTCFFLGILFASFPYDFPLLWSKEPVSADYYDQLETHLKWMHQAPPLIGRILNIMVTVGFGGLFIKLFRPSEANFLFDGASLILYTIGVAVYVSNIVKGLRAVSSGLWHSDEFKNAKPRFDGEFILGREDSLKVLAASNTILALVLIGVLVLQAGQWYAEKRDSDDEAAAEAAEKREPSPGSKAATKKNK; translated from the exons ATGGCAGGCTACATTGACTACTCCAAGACGACCAAGTCCAAGGGCTACCGCGGCTCTGGGTCGTTTGCGACGTTTATGATCATCGGGC CAAcgtgcttcttcctcggcatcCTGTTCGCGTCGTTCCCGTACGACTTCCCGCTGCTATGGTCCAAGGAGCCCGTGTCGGCCGACTACTATGACCAGCTCGAGACGCACCTCAAGTGGATGcaccaggcgccgccgctcatcgGGCGCATCCTCAACATCATGGTGACGGTGGGCTTCGGCGGGCTGTTCATCAAGCTGTTCCGCCCGAGCGAGGCCAACTTCCTCTTCGACGGCGCCTCCCTCATCCTCTACAccatcggcgtcgccgtctacGTGTCCAACATCGTCAagggcctgcgcgccgtcagCTCCGGCCTCTGGCACAGCGACGAGTTCAAGAACGCCAAGCCGCGCTTCGACGGCGAGttcatcctcggccgcgaggaCAGCCTCAAGgtcctggccgccagcaacaccatcctcgccctcgtcctcatcggtgtcctcgtcctccaggCCGGCCAGTGGTACGCCGAGAAGCGCgactccgacgacgaggcggcggccgaggcggcggagaagagggagCCGTCGCCAGGCTCCAAGGCCGCGACCAAGAAGAACAAGTAG
- the ORT1 gene encoding mitochondrial ornithine carrier protein (EggNog:ENOG503NV14~COG:C), translating to MTTFADMEPSPISVEAAGPSLALRGKTALMDAIEDVFYGSVAGVVGKYIEYPFDTVKVRLQSQPDHLPLRYKGPLDCFRQSIQSDGLYSLYRGITAPLVGAALETSSLFLFESMGREVLYGSGLASRENKLSLPTLWLTGAFAGACTSFVLTPVELIKCKIQAPMLAEGATVAPLRPISVIRDVYRHEGLRGFWHGQLGTLIREAGGCSAWFGAKETVTAMFYNIHARAATSEAERQSVLSKPLPIWQQALAGASAGVSYNFLFFPADTIKSRMQTMPLGGMTQKRTFLNEGKALWRQHGLRGMYRGCGITCLRSAPSSAFIFMVYDGLKRNFPLQ from the exons ATGACTACCTTCGCCGATATGGAGCCGAGCCCAATCTcggtcgaggccgccggcccgagCCTTGCGCTGCGGGGCAAGACGGCCCTCATGGACGCCATTGAGGATGTCTTTTACGGATCT gttgccggcgtcgtcggcaagtACATCGAATACCCGTTCGACACAGTCAAGGTTAGGCTCCAGAGCCAGCCAGACCACCTCCCCCTCCGGTACAAGGGACCGCTCGACTGCTTCCGACAATCCATACAGTCCGATGGCCTCTATAGTCTGTACCGAGGAatcacggcgccgctggtggGAGCCGCCCTCGAGACCAGCAGCCTGTTCCTCTTCGAGAGCatggggagggaggtgcTTTACGGCAGCGGCCTGGCCTCGCGGGAGAATAAgctgtcgctgccgacgCTGTGGCTCACCGGTGCCTTCGCCGGAGCTTGCACATCGTTTGTCCTGACGCCCGTCGAGCTCATCAAGTGCAAGATCCAGGCGCccatgctcgccgagggcgcgacCGTGGCGCCGCTCCGACCGATCTCCGTCATCCGTGACGTATATCGCCACGAGGGCCTGCGGGGCTTCTGGCACGGCCAGCTGGGCACACTTatccgcgaggccggcggctgctccgCCTGGTTCGGCGCCAAGGAGACGGTCACGGCCATGTTCTACAACatccacgcccgcgccgccacgagcgaggccgagaggCAGTCCGTCCTCTCCAAGCCCCTACCCATCTGGCAGCaagccctcgccggcgcgtcggccgGCGTCTCGTACAacttcctcttcttcccggCCGACACCATCAAGTCGCGGATGCAGACGATGCCCCTCGGTGGCATGACGCAGAAGCGCACCTTTTTGAACGAGGGAAAGGCGCTATGGCGACAGCACGGCCTTCGGGGCATGTACCGCGGCTGCGGCATCACCTGCCTGCGGTcagcgccgagctcggcTTTTATCTTCATGGTCTACGACGGCCTCAAGCGCAACTTTCCGCTGCAATGA
- a CDS encoding uncharacterized protein (COG:T~EggNog:ENOG503P2A5~TransMembrane:5 (o139-160i181-203o223-242i249-268o280-298i)), with amino-acid sequence MFKVRTCAARPLRGGARPAPSLSRPPVTDPAHDDIPASRQTRPLLSWSCTTYLLPQIPSPAGNHQPQPALARHNLSSSPPCHYLISYWVKSKTQKLKRCNYLRRRTVTAIPPSRPRPRSRAAGTMTTFIPSITIPEAVFLNPAASVLLPVALGTAVGFGTRPSETQKKYMELRQPALRPPPWVFGPVWTVLYGLMGYAAYRATHAGLSPFNAPDVIRTTRSSMTLYTVQLGLNLAWMPLFFVAKRPVEATADILALVGLNSYITYLWWPVDRVASLCQVPYLGWLGFATYLCAGAGYLNNWDLSDKEEADKQGKTE; translated from the exons ATGTTCAAAGTGCGTACCTGTGCTGCAAGACCCCTCCGTGGTGGCGCCAGGCCCGCACCGTCGCTCTCCCGCCCCCCGGTGACCGACCCGGCCCATGACGACATACCAGCTAGCAGACAGACCCGGCCTTTACTCTCATGGTCCTGTACAACGTACCTTCTCCCTCAGattccctcccccgccggcAACCACCAACCCCAGCCCGCTCTCGCGCGCCATAacctctcctcctcccctccttgCCATTATCTCATTAGCTACTGGGTGAAATCAAAAACACAGAAACTTAAAAGGTGTAATTACCTGCGCCGGCGCACAGTGAccgccatcccgccatcccgcccccgcccccgttcccgagccgccggcacgatgacgacctTTATCCCGAGCATCACCATCCCCGAGGCCGTGTTCCTCaaccccgccgcctcggtcctcctccccgtcgcgctgggcaccgccgtcggcttcggcacgCGCC CTTCCGAGACGCAAAAGAAGTACATGGAGCTCCGGCAGCCGGCCCTGCGCCCCCCGCCCTGGGTCTTTGGCCCCGTCTGGACCGTCCTCTACGG GCTCATGGGCTACGCCGCCTACCGGGCCACCCACGCCGGCCTCTCGCCCTTCAACGCGCCCGACGTGATCCGCACCACGCGCTCGTCCATGACGCTCTACACGGTGCAGCTCGGCCTCAACCTCGCCTGGATGCCCCTCTTCTTCGTTGCCAAGCGGCCCGTGGAGGCCACGGCcgacatcctcgccctcgtcggcctcaacAGCTACATTACGTACTTGTGGTGGCCCGTCGACCGCGTCGCCTCCCTGTGCCAGGTGCCCTACCTCGGCTGGCTCGGCTTCGCCACCTACCtgtgcgccggcgccggctaCCTCAACAACTGGGATCTGtcggacaaggaggaggcggacaaGCAGGGCAAGACGGAGTAG
- a CDS encoding uncharacterized protein (COG:T~EggNog:ENOG503P2A5) → MFKVRTCAARPLRGGARPAPSLSRPPVTDPAHDDIPASRQTRPLLSWSCTTYLLPQIPSPAGNHQPQPALARHNLSSSPPCHYLISYWVKSKTQKLKRCNYLRRRTVTAIPPSRPRPRSRAAGTMTTFIPSITIPEAVFLNPAASVLLPVALGTAVGFGTRREQQPPPVPRSRGLFPLCSGARRCAHSLTHVVASETQKKYMELRQPALRPPPWVFGPVWTVLYG, encoded by the coding sequence ATGTTCAAAGTGCGTACCTGTGCTGCAAGACCCCTCCGTGGTGGCGCCAGGCCCGCACCGTCGCTCTCCCGCCCCCCGGTGACCGACCCGGCCCATGACGACATACCAGCTAGCAGACAGACCCGGCCTTTACTCTCATGGTCCTGTACAACGTACCTTCTCCCTCAGattccctcccccgccggcAACCACCAACCCCAGCCCGCTCTCGCGCGCCATAacctctcctcctcccctccttgCCATTATCTCATTAGCTACTGGGTGAAATCAAAAACACAGAAACTTAAAAGGTGTAATTACCTGCGCCGGCGCACAGTGAccgccatcccgccatcccgcccccgcccccgttcccgagccgccggcacgatgacgacctTTATCCCGAGCATCACCATCCCCGAGGCCGTGTTCCTCaaccccgccgcctcggtcctcctccccgtcgcgctgggcaccgccgtcggcttcggcacgCGCCGTGAGCAACAAcctcctcccgtcccccgCTCCCGTGGTCTCTTTCCGTTGTGCtcgggcgcgcggcgttGCGCGCATTCGCTAACGCATGTTGTAGCTTCCGAGACGCAAAAGAAGTACATGGAGCTCCGGCAGCCGGCCCTGCGCCCCCCGCCCTGGGTCTTTGGCCCCGTCTGGACCGTCCTCTACGGGTAA
- the CDC6 gene encoding AAA ATPase (EggNog:ENOG503NWCF~COG:L) — translation MSRSALGKRSRDVAEHAAILRTPSKRVRRYDACSIRDADDENYDPQDADGGDEGDEGDLAVEVVAELPLKRQRSHSLASTAKKNPVTPSTPRHRDALAGYPMTPRHTVMSAGKLFKRLTPQSPLSPSTIQTVYHSARQLFARGAEPGQLIGREAEREQLIRFLDRCKSAAPSGCLYVSGAPGTGKSAMITQVTSEYSACEGVRSAFINCMSIKSSKDLYSTLLTALGLDGDMLEADAVAALQQAFCPKTTSDTTVYQVTLDEIDHILTMGLESLYRIFEWSLQKSSRLLLIGIANALDLTDRFLPRLKSKNLKPDLLSFLPYTAAQVKNIILVRLKSLMPEVKEGYVPFIHPAAIELCSRKVASQTGDLRKAFEICRRALDLIEAETRSKHEEEAREKLLQMTPSKKPLGEKINGAGATSGARSVMQIMATSLKGLTAETAPRASIGHLNKITAAAFSNGTTQRLRTLNLQQKAALSSLVAYENRTRSRAKSAGGAPCTPSKSQSLAPTIKMLFDTYCQLCTRDSVLHPLSSSEFREVVGSLETLGLVNAVDGKNGSFAAHTPSRRGRKSAVASGDERRIASSVSEKDMESVTDGVGAGILKSILLGEALD, via the exons ATGTCTCGCTCTGCGCTGGGAAAGAGGTCCCGCGATGTTGCCGAGCACGCTG CTATCCTCAGGACCCCGAGCAAACGAGTTCGCCGCTACGACGCGTGCTCAATTCgcgacgccgatgatgagAACTACGACCCGCAGGATGCCGACGGTGGGGACGAGGGGGACGAGGgtgaccttgccgtcgaggttgTTGCCGAGCTCCCCTTGAAACGCCAGCGCTCCCATTCActggcctcgacggccaagaagaaTCCCGTCAccccctcgacgccccgGCACCGCGATGCTCTGGCCGGCTACCCCATGACGCCCCGGCACACCGTCATGTCGGCCGGCAAGCTCTTCAAGCGCCTCACCCCGCAGTCGCCCCTCTCGCCATCCACCATCCAGACCGTCTACCACTCTGCACGACAGCTGTTTGCTCGCGGCGCTGAGCCAGGCCAGCTCATCGGTAGAGAAGCCGAGAGGGAGCAGTTGATACGGTTTTTGGACCGCTGCAAGTCGGCGGCCCCCAGCGGCTGCCTCTACGTCAGCGGTGcgcccggcaccggcaagagCGCCATGATCACCCAAGTCACGAGCGAGTACTCTGCGTGCGAGGGCGTTCGCAGCGCCTTCATCAACTGCATGAGCATCAAGTCGTCCAAGGACCTCTACAGCACCCTACTGACTGCTTTGGGACTCGATGGGGACATGCTCGAGGCGgacgctgtcgccgccctgcagcaggcctTTTGCCCCAAAACCACGTCCGACACCACCGTCTACCAGGTGACGCTGGACGAGATCGACCACATCCTGACCATGGGCCTCGAGAGTCTCTACCGCATCTTCGAGTGGTCGCTGCAAAAGTCGTCGCGTCTCCTActcatcggcatcgccaacgcGCTCGACCTCACAGACCGCTTCCTACCCCGGCTCAAGTCGAAGAACCTAAAGCCTGACCTGCTTTCCTTCCTCCCttacacggcggcgcaggtcaAGAACATCATTCTTGTGCGGCTCAAGTCGCTCATGCCCGAAGTCAAGGAGGGCTACGTCCCGTTCATCcaccccgccgccattgAGCTGTGCTCCCGCAAGGTGGCCAGCCAGACGGGCGACCTGCGCAAGGCGTTTGAAATTTGCCGCCGGGCCCTGGACTTGATTGAGGCGGAGACGCGGTCCAagcacgaggaggaggccagggagaagctgctgcagatGACGCCATCCAAGAAGCCGCTCGGGGAGAAGATCAACGGGGCCGGGGCGACGTCGGGTGCGAGGAGCGTCATGCAGATCATGGCCACGTCGCTCAAGGGGCTGACAgccgagacggcgccgcgggcctcgaTTGGGCACCTCAACAAgatcacggcggcggcctttaGCAACGGCACCACGCAGCGGCTCAGGACGCTGAACCTGCAGCAAAAGGCGGCGCTCTCGTCGCTGGTGGCCTATGAGAATCGgacgcgcagcagggccaAGTCGGCGGGAGGCGCGCCCTGCACGCCGTCCAAGTCGCAGTCCCTGGCGCCCACTATCAAGATGCTGTTCGACACATACTGCCAGCTGTGCACGCGTGACTCGGTGCTCCACCCGCTGTCGAGCTCCGAGTTCCGAGAGGTGGTGGGCAGCCTCGAGACGCTGGGGCTGGTGAACGCGGTGGACGGCAAGAATGGCAGCTTCGCGGCGCACACGCCCAGCAGGCGCGGCCGTAAGAGCGCGGTGGCGAGTGGCGACGAGAGGAGGATCGCGAGCTCGGTCAGCGAGAAGGACATGGAATCGGTTACGGATGGCGTTGGTGCGGGCATCCTGAAGAGCATCCTGCTTGGCGAGGCGTTGGATTAG
- a CDS encoding uncharacterized protein (SECRETED:SignalP(1-19~SECRETED:cutsite=AHA-SI~SECRETED:prob=0.6720)~EggNog:ENOG503P6W1) gives MMWPSTATALFLLFASAHASIQSIAAPEVIKPGDAVNLTIVNNISPGQYDVALVLGFDPNSQLERNNVGIALDYILLKSMPNGPFNQTIHIHPSMRHGPGTLRAGIFSIYGALGNIGVWVYDINITLGDATSTKYIKGDWFNIDCLMGRGCPK, from the exons ATGATGTGGCCCTCTACTGCGACGGCTCTGTTCCTTCTGTTCGCCTCAGCGCATGCGTCGATTCAATCGATTGCAGCCCCCGAGGTCATCAAGCCCGGCGACGCAGTGAATCTGACAATTGTGAACAACATCTCACCGGGACAGTATGACGTAGCCTTGGTGCTTGGGTTCGACCCCAATTCTCAACTTGAACGCAACAACGTCGGCATAGCCCTCGACTATATATTGCTCAAGA GCATGCCGAATGGTCCATTCAACCAAACCATCCacatccatccctccatgCGTCACGGTCCGGGTACGCTGAGGGCGGGCATCTTCTCGATCTACGGGGCTTTGGGGAACATAGGCGTCTGGGTGTACGATATTAACATTACGCTGGGGGATGCCACGAGCACCAAGTATATCAAAGGTGACTGGTTCAACATAGATTGTCTCATGGGGCGGGGTTGTCCTAAATGA
- the RIM8 gene encoding ph-response sensor protein (COG:S~EggNog:ENOG503NXBQ), whose amino-acid sequence MPSPSSPAGAQRPGSTRVSTSTSSPDLPVAADALPRPGDSSPSSSQPNGNGASDSSSSPRHSSSSAHPPPPPATPPTARPSLFSRLSLPLPLRNRNRNLVDFHIRCDEPYKKYCAGDSVRGVVVLALVKPMRITHLVVSLHGYVRVLKDPASAAKAHLPPALASNGPSNRPQYHGNGLASLFQDEQVLSGEGRIDTGRYEFGFELVFPDKELPSSIDFERGTISYMITATLTRPTTIAPTTTCDRRVTLSQMIDIGLLPPPRPRTIFLEPISKRSRRKKPPAVEKSTSSISEANDVASEADSVDRSVAADEVAREPQADQRSQITSDMRSEISGESGRSASTAVSRIDLAQLSQVGSAMTSAAKQQVVDDKTITATITLIKGGCLPGDSVSVKIMVQHIKRVKSMTGVIVTLFRQGKMDTSPSPAAFRDFGFGETRGGDRGEMYPRSRTGLGGLSLSSQGSMSMFRKDLDQNAAPLIIDPVSLQASVTVSVRVPDDAFPTIKGVPGDMISFKYQVEVVVDLGGRLASQLQGGQSTSRLGPYGYSGSNQTSNTYGPRQPINIADTAQLRREKGVISVSMETVVGSMDSSRIRKPMTRPQDTRAIRIAESDDEEVIRPEAPHHNEASPSYFETNGQSQPNGYQSVPRTGQLSYQHAAQPGLSMPANGYHPAAAPSYVPPPEVPNEHGMSEKERIRQAETRLLPSQPPASAAAGPSSAPVEDDIYDAEDTPRMQALGPSVPSNDDAEAGPSAPTEEEMEVAQPTEDKQELERQRLMNEASAPPVFPDDADGRGAGSSSHDAPEDAEPSAPILNEDEDDYPSYGAGAGPSAARSATSHAEQLPAYER is encoded by the exons atgccatcgccgtcgtcgccagcaggGGCCCAGCGGCCGGGCAGCACCCGCGTgtccacgtcgacgtcgtcgcccgacctacccgtcgccgccgatgccctcCCTCGCCCCGGCGACAGctctccctcctcgtcgcagcCCAATGGCAATGGCGCCAGCGActcgtcctcctctccgAGACACTCGTCATCCAGCgcccatccgccgccgccccccgctACCCCTCCCACCGCGCGTCCAAGCCTCTTCTCGCGCCTGAGCCTGCCCCTGCCCTTGCGAAATCGAAATCGCAACCTCGTCGACTTTCACATCCGCTGCGATGAGCCCTACAAAAAGTACTGCGCCGGCGACTCGGttcgcggcgtcgtcgtccttgctcTTGTCAAGCCCATGCGCATAAcccacctcgtcgtctccctccaCGGCTACGTTCGCGTGCTCAAGGatcccgcctcggccgccaaaGCACATCTCCCTCCGGCGTTGGCCTCAAACGGTCCCTCCAACCGCCCGCAATATCACGGCAATGGCTTGGCCAGTCTGTTTCAGGACGAGCAGGTCCTCAGCGGAGAGGGCAGGATTGACACTGGTCGCTACGAGTTTGGCTTCGAGCTAGTCTTTCCAGACAAGGAACTGCCGAGCAGCATTGAT TTTGAGCGCGGAACGATATCCTACATGATCACGGCCACATTAACGAGACCGACGACAATAGCCCCTACGACGACGTGTGACAGAAGGGTGACGCTGTCACAGATGATAGACATAGGCCTGCTTCCGCCcccacggccgaggaccATATTCCTAGAGCCAATATCGAAGCGCTCGCGGAGGAAAAAGCCGCCCGCGGTGGAAAAATCCACCTCCAGCATTTCAGAGGCCAACGACGTAGCCTCCGAAGCCGACTCGGTCGATCGGTCAgtcgcggcggacgaggttgCCCGCGAGCCCCAGGCCGATCAACGGAGCCAGATTACGAGCGATATGCGCAGTGAGATAAGTGGCGAGAGCGGCCGCAGTGCCAGCACGGCCGTGAGTCGGATCGACCTCGCCCAGCTCTCCCAAGTCGGGTCGGCCATGACATCGGCAGCGAAGCAGCAAGTAGTGGACGACAAGACCATCACGGCTACCATCACGCTGATAAAGGGGGGTTGTTTGCCCGGCGACAGCGTTTCCGTCAAGATCATGGTTCAGCACATAAAGCGCGTCAAAAGCATGACTGGCGTCATCGTGACGCTTTTTCGGCAGGGCAAGATGGACACATCGCCGTCACCGGCCGCATTCAGGGACTTTGGTTTTGGCGAAACACGTGGCGGAGACAGGGGCGAAATGTATCCACGGTCACGGACGGGCCTCGGAGGACTATCGCTCTCGTCGCAAGGCTCCATGAGCATGTTCCGCAAGGACTTGGACCAGAACGCGGCGCCACTCATCATCGACCCTGTCTCGTTGCAGGCGTCCGTCACCGTCTCCGTAAGggtgcccgacgacgcttTCCCCACGATCAAGGGGGTGCCGGGGGACATGATCAGCTTCAAGTACcaggtggaggtggtggttgaCCTGGGTGGCCGGCTGGCGAGCCAGCTCCAAGGCGGCCAGTCCACATCGAGGCTCGGGCCATACGGATACAGCGGCTCCAACCAAACGAGCAACACGTACGGGCCTAGGCAGCCGATCAATATCGCCGACACGGCACAGCtgaggagggagaagggAGTCATCTCGGTATCGATGGAGACGGTCGTGGGCAGCATGGACAGCTCCAGGATCCGCAAGCCAATGACAAGGCCACAAGACACGAGGGCAATACGCATCGCCGAGagcgatgacgaggaagtCATCCGTCCAGAGGCGCCACACCACAACGAGGCCTCGCCTAGCTACTTTGAAACAAATGGTCAGTCGCAGCCGAACGGATACCAATCCGTGCCTCGGACGGGGCAGCTGTCGTACCAGCATGCGGCGCAGCCCGGTCTGTCTATGCCCGCCAACGGCTAtcaccccgccgccgcgccctcatacgtcccgccgccagagGTCCCCAACGAGCATGGCATGAGCGAGAAAGAGCGCATAAGACAGGCGGAAACGCGTCTGCTTCCCAGTCAGCCACCAGCgtctgcagcggcgggcccatcgtcggcgcccgtggAGGATGACATATACGACGCTGAAGACACGCCACGGATGCAAGCCTTGGGGCCAAGCGTGCCTTCCAATGACGATGCAGAGGCCGGACCTTCGGCACCaacggaggaggagatggaggtgGCGCAGCCGACGGAGGACAagcaggagctcgagcgtCAGCGGCTGATGAACGAagccagcgcgccgcccgtgttccccgacgacgcggacgggCGAGGTGCAGGCTCGTCGTCTCATGACGCGCCGGAGGACGCCGAACCGTCAGCGCCGATCCTcaacgaagacgaggacgactaCCCAAGctacggcgccggcgccggcccatCTGCGGCGAGAAGCGCCACCAGCCACGCGGAGCAGCTACCGGCGTACGAGCGGTGA
- a CDS encoding uncharacterized protein (COG:O~EggNog:ENOG503P5SD~BUSCO:EOG09264XM2) translates to MRSSAMRAALRPEMQRAVAARLMSTSRTAMTATTMAKATTGSSSSSGSSSSNSNGPRRRRDAHGLVGTPSIRRALFSHSASVSSPSSSAAEVTEPPSAASTAQPSQEPDTLYGYFPSTLPDGPPPRGHFPIDTALLRREFLRLQAAHHPDKHPSGPAKALAERSSAAINHAYRTLADPLLRAQYLLALRGVDVAHDEALRADDQPALLAAVMDAHEAIEDAVRPQDLDPLRGDNDRRVARSVRLLEDAFRRDDVDAAKREAVRLRYWINIRDSIHNWEEGRPVVLQH, encoded by the coding sequence ATGCGATCATCGGCTAtgcgcgctgcgctgcgccccGAGATGCagcgcgcggtggcggcgaggctcaTGTCCACGTCGCGGACGGCCATGACTGCTACGACgatggcgaaggcgacgacagggagcagcagcagcagcggcagcagcagcagcaacagtaacggaccgcggcggcggcgggatgcacacgggctcgtcggcacgcCGTCAATACGCAGAGCGCTCTTCTCGCACTCCGCCagcgtgtcgtcgccgtcgtcctcggccgccgaggtcacAGAACCgccatcagcagcatcgaCAGCGCAACCCTCGCAGGAGCCAGACACCCTCTACGGCTACTTCCCCTCGACGCTCCCCGACGGgccccccccgcgcggccACTTCCCCATCGACACGGCCCTCCTGCGGCGCGAGTTCCTCcgcctgcaggccgcccaccacccgGACAAGCACCCCTCGGGCccggccaaggccctcgccgagcgctcctcggccgccatcaaCCACGCCTACCGCACCCTCGCCgaccccctcctccgcgcccagtacctcctcgccctgcgcggcgtcgacgtcgcccacgacgaggccctccgcgccgacgaccagcccgccctcctcgccgccgtcatggacgcccacgaggccatcgaggacgccgtccGGCCCCAGGACCTCGACCccctgcgcggcgacaacgaccgccgcgtcgcgcgcAGCGTGcggctcctcgaggacgcgtTCCGCcgggacgacgtcgacgccgccaagcgcgaggccgtccgccTGCGCTACTGGATCAACATTCGCGACAGCATACACAActgggaggagggccgccCCGTCGTGCTGCAGCACTGA